One stretch of Sebastes umbrosus isolate fSebUmb1 chromosome 5, fSebUmb1.pri, whole genome shotgun sequence DNA includes these proteins:
- the LOC119487837 gene encoding cortexin-1-like → MNAFPSFSAPPSSTPTIQSVCKPCLRAPWRMNDVSTLDYELLLSPASASLPGSPGGGSSSPPLAFVGVDSEQRTAFAFVGLLMLFLIFLLVRCFRILLDPYSRMPASSWTDHKEGLERGQFDYALV, encoded by the coding sequence ATGAACgcctttccttccttctccgCACCTCCTTCCAGTACACCAACCATCCAGTCAGTGTGTAAGCCCTGCCTACGGGCCCCTTGGAGGATGAACGATGTGTCCACACTTGACTACGAGTTGCTGCTTTCACCGGCCAGCGCCTCCCTCCCTGGCAGTCCTGgcggtggcagcagcagcccccCTCTGGCCTTCGTTGGCGTGGACAGTGAGCAGCGCACCGCCTTTGCCTTCGTAGGCCTCCTCATGCTCTTCCTGATCTTCCTGCTGGTCAGGTGCTTCAGGATCCTGCTGGACCCCTACAGCCGCATGCCTGCATCGTCCTGGACTGACCACAAGGAGGGGCTGGAGAGGGGCCAGTTTGATTATGCACTGGTGTAG